The sequence TGCACTCCCGCTCTGAAAATCTGTGCGACCGCAGCCATCAATCAACAGCGTATCGCCGGTAAACACATTATCTCGCCATACATAGGACATGCTGCCTGCGGTGTGTCCTGGCGTGTGAATGACGCATATTTTTTCACCGTCAGCGAATGCAATCTGATCGCCGTCATTCAACTGCATATCCGCGGGGCCAACACCGCATCCGGTTGGGGCTGCCGATTTCGCTCCCGTGATACCGCATAGTTTGCCCGCCGAGGTCACATGGTCGGCGTGGACGTGGGTTTCCAGGACGAAGGCAAGCTGTAACCCCAGTCGGTCCAGTTGTTGCAGATCACGCTCCCAATGCCTTGCCACCGGGTCAATTAGAATCGCGTCGGGCTGACCGGGAGTAAATAAGAGATAAGTGAACGTCGAGGACTCGGTATCGAATAGCTGAAGGGGATTCATGCTGGTTCTTTCTAACAATGTG is a genomic window of Glaciimonas sp. PAMC28666 containing:
- a CDS encoding MBL fold metallo-hydrolase, with product MNPLQLFDTESSTFTYLLFTPGQPDAILIDPVARHWERDLQQLDRLGLQLAFVLETHVHADHVTSAGKLCGITGAKSAAPTGCGVGPADMQLNDGDQIAFADGEKICVIHTPGHTAGSMSYVWRDNVFTGDTLLIDGCGRTDFQSGSADALYTSVTTRLFSLPDDTRVWPAHDYKGRSASTIGWEKIHNARLAQSSRNDFIALMDSLHLPRPKLLEIAVTANQNLGLPHNA